AACCAGGAGGTGTTTATAGCAACCGCCACCAACAACCAATTACAACAATCAAATGCAACATCGACGCAATCGACGCAATCGACTCAATCGTCAATTACTTCTGTTGTTATTGACATACTAGAACAGCCATGTGGCGCCGACGCGTCGCCGACCGCCGTCGTGCGTGCGCACGTGACCGAGATACTTCGACTAGCGGGGACAACCGATATTGAGCAACTAGTTTCTACGCTCGCCGTTACCGAGATCCAGCCGCCGCTCGACGCGAGGGTCGTTTTCGGGGGTGCCGCGCATTTGCCACAGATGAACATCACAGTGCTCGTCCTAAGACTTGGAGAACCGCTCTCAGCGGATATTGTCGTAACTCTCTCCGGTGGTACTCTTTCCGACGCGTCGGCAGTGGCCCATTCATTCAAAGTTGTTCACAAATCTCTCTTTGGAGTGTAGTCGCTAGTTTTTCCGGTTTCCTTTTTCCGTTTTTCGTTTCCGTTTCCGTTTTTGTTTCCGTTTCGAGTTATTCCGTTATAGCATATATCGCACAAGTGTTTATTATGTCATACAATGCCATTAGTCGTGAACCCGTTTGGGAATAttttgttgtatttgttgtatttgttgttgcatttgttgtatttgttgtatttgttgtatttgttgtatttgttgtatttgttgtacttgttgtatttgttgtatttgttgtatttgttgtatttgttgtatttctttgtcgttctttatatttgtaCATATTGGTGTCACCATATAGCACTAACACTCTTGTGCATCTACACCCCACTGCATCCCCCCCCCTTTCTCCTCCTCACATATCCTCCCTATACAGCTCTCGCAGATGATGCTCTCCACCTTCGTCGTACTCCTCTTCACGGCTGTATCCTTGGCTCTAGAGGATCTCGATGCCACCACCTTCAACGTGGATCTCTCTAAATTGCCCGGATTTGACAGTCTCCATGCTCCTCAAAACTTGAGCTCCCATGCAGGCCATATAGAAATTGACAATGGACATGGAtctctcttcttttggGATTTCTACAATGATTGGGAAAAAGACCGTGCATCTGGTGACAGTGATAGCGACCGACCCCTTCTTATTTGGTTGAATGGCGGCCCCGGTTGCTCGTCCATGGATGGTGCACTTATGGAGATTGGTCCTTTGAGGGTGGATTCTCAAGAAACGCTAGTTTGGAATAAGGGGTGGTTCGATAAAGTTGATATGATGTTCATCGATCAACCCCTTGGTACAGGGTTCTCCACCTTGGATGGAGAATACGAAACAAATTTGGTTGACTCTTCAAAACACTTGGTTGAATTCCTCGTTAATTACGCAACTATTTTCAGAGACCAATGGGAGTCCCATAAATCAATTATAATTGCAGGTGAAAGTTATGCTGGTCAATACATTCCCCATTTGGCCAATCTATTGAAAAACCATTCTTTGATTGCCGAAAATAACAAGTCCCTCTCACTCATGTTGGGTAATGCCTGGATCGATCCTAATCTACAGTCATTATCTTATATACCTTATTTGATGTCCCATGGaatcattgaagatgattccaaattggaaaaactGCTAACTTATCATGATCAATGTCAAAATGTTTTGCGCTTGAAAGACGTCCCATTTGAATCCACCCAATGTGAAATGATACTAAACAAAATCTTATCAACATACAGGAAAAAGGATAAAAGTAACGGTATAGATCAATGTCTGAATGTCTACGATATATCCAAAGTCGACAACTATCCATCTTGTGGTAATAATTGGCCTGAGTTGTTACCTTCAATTACTCACTATCTCAATTTACCTGAGGTTCAGTCGGCCTTAAATATTGATCATAAAGAATGGATGGAATGTAACAATAATGTCCATCGTTCGTTTGACCCCCACCAGATTTCCGCAAAGCTGCTCAAGGGCCTATTGGATGATGGAATCAGAATTCAATTGTTTAGTGGTACCAATGATTTGATATGTAACTATCTAGGCACAGAAATGGTAATTGCCAATTACATATTGAACGACCCCAGCTATAAGTTTGAGATGAACGCCTGGTTCCATGATGAGCAGCTTACAGGAGAAATGTGGTACTCGAATAACCTCACTTATGTGAAAGTCAACGGTGCAAGCCATATGGTCCCTTATGATTATCCTGTAAAATCGGCAGCTTTGCTGGATATCTTGCTCACAGATACATTTCCAAATACATTCCACACATCCTCCACAGAGGAGGTCGGTTATGCGGACACAGACAAGGATTCTGACGAGGTTACTGATCGTCCAACAATCACAACTAGGGGTAACAGGTGGATTATCGCATATATTATTCTCATTTTACTGATTGCGTCATTAGCATTCTACATCTACCGAGCATTGAAGTCTAGGAGATACTCTTCCTTGTCTCAATCAAAACCGACCAACACGTACACGGGCTATGCGTTGGAATGGATGACTAGGCAAAACGGTgagaagaggaagaagaaggttcATTGGTTGGACATCCaggatgaaaataatgatggTGATAGTAATCCTAATGAGATGGACACTGACACCAACAATGTTTACGATAATAACACAAATAACACTGATGAAGTCTACGACGGTGAAAGGATGGAGAACGCATTAGACGATGTAGAAATGCAACAGCTGCAGTCATTACGAAAGGAGACGAATGTGGGTCAT
The window above is part of the Pichia kudriavzevii chromosome 1, complete sequence genome. Proteins encoded here:
- a CDS encoding uncharacterized protein (PKUD0A07070; similar to Saccharomyces cerevisiae YJR074W (MOG1); ancestral locus Anc_1.529), which encodes MTNETTCTCSTPLFGGALVAALPHGLLDASNIRPVPDNQEVFIATATNNQLQQSNATSTQSTQSTQSSITSVVIDILEQPCGADASPTAVVRAHVTEILRLAGTTDIEQLVSTLAVTEIQPPLDARVVFGGAAHLPQMNITVLVLRLGEPLSADIVVTLSGGTLSDASAVAHSFKVVHKSLFGV
- a CDS encoding uncharacterized protein (PKUD0A07080; similar to Saccharomyces cerevisiae YGL203C (KEX1); ancestral locus Anc_3.512), which encodes MMLSTFVVLLFTAVSLALEDLDATTFNVDLSKLPGFDSLHAPQNLSSHAGHIEIDNGHGSLFFWDFYNDWEKDRASGDSDSDRPLLIWLNGGPGCSSMDGALMEIGPLRVDSQETLVWNKGWFDKVDMMFIDQPLGTGFSTLDGEYETNLVDSSKHLVEFLVNYATIFRDQWESHKSIIIAGESYAGQYIPHLANLLKNHSLIAENNKSLSLMLGNAWIDPNLQSLSYIPYLMSHGIIEDDSKLEKLLTYHDQCQNVLRLKDVPFESTQCEMILNKILSTYRKKDKSNGIDQCLNVYDISKVDNYPSCGNNWPELLPSITHYLNLPEVQSALNIDHKEWMECNNNVHRSFDPHQISAKLLKGLLDDGIRIQLFSGTNDLICNYLGTEMVIANYILNDPSYKFEMNAWFHDEQLTGEMWYSNNLTYVKVNGASHMVPYDYPVKSAALLDILLTDTFPNTFHTSSTEEVGYADTDKDSDEVTDRPTITTRGNRWIIAYIILILLIASLAFYIYRALKSRRYSSLSQSKPTNTYTGYALEWMTRQNGEKRKKKVHWLDIQDENNDGDSNPNEMDTDTNNVYDNNTNNTDEVYDGERMENALDDVEMQQLQSLRKETNVGHEEV